A region of the Vigna unguiculata cultivar IT97K-499-35 chromosome 9, ASM411807v1, whole genome shotgun sequence genome:
cagtgataatagttgttttcaatttagtaccccaatttaaatttttggttcaatttagtacccaaattttttaaaatgatccaatctCGTCCTCTTcaatttgagatcaaattagtaaataagcttaattacaacttatatatacatattacaataactttttctaatatatacatcaaatcatttcacctaaatacttaaattattttattttttacattttaacctttgtaattttttacacatgaaattttttacacttgtaaaaaattaaataatttgaatatttaagtgtagtgatttgatgtataaattcaaaacaattattttaacatgtattataagttataactaaacttagttactaatttggtctcaaattggaaaggacgaaattggattattttaaaaaattggggtactaaattgaaccaaaaatttaaattggtgtactaaattgaaaacaactattaccactgTCACGTggtagtttttaaattttttgaaaaaaaaattttgaaaaaaaaattaaaaatttcatggcttgacacgtgtccatATCGGACACGGtattaactccaacttaacggaaatgaccaaattaaatctctttagaaaattgggtactaaattgaacaaacaaaagtttagataccaaattgaacttaacaaaAAAGTTGGAGTAcgaaatcagtaattatacctatattttatatcattttgtgCATCCCCATATTAAATCAATACAATCGTTTAACAACCCTAAAACTCTCTATATCATTTTAATCCAATAAACCCAAGTAAAGTTCGAAAGATGAGAAAAGAAAACCCTAACAAAATAGCTACAATTTACAACGGGTAATTTACCAACAAGAAGTGAATAAATGTTTCTGATTTGAACATTATAGCCTTCTCAACATCCAAAACACCTGTCACAATCTATTAGTTACAAattctaattaatatatttatatttgatataaaagtaaaaacacATTCCTGCGTGAATGGATTTATGGCATACAGATTACATAGAAGAGAATGGTGCATCACGCATTGTTTATACacttatatttatacataaaaggCGATTTGGTAATGATGATGAAGGACAGATGAATGAACAAGATAACTTACAAATGGTGAACAATGGTTTTCACTATATGCAAGGTTGTGTAAGCATATGGAGCGGCTGGAAGAGGGTGAAATAACATTCTTTGTCTATTAAGCTCGTTTCCAAGTGACCTTAGTTACCACCAGCAGAAAGAGTCAATTAAGCCTTCAAGATCAAAGATTCATTAAGAAAGAAGTCAGGAATTTACATGCATCAAAAAGAAGTCACGATTTTACATGTTCCAAAAGTAAAGAAAGATCAAGGCAAAACAAACTTTTGTTCCCAATTCCTGATTGTACTTAAACATTTTTCTACTCAGATACAATTTTGCCATCTACTACTATTTTCAAGGGGTCTAGTGCAGAGAAGTCCGTGTTGGGAAATAAAATACTAGCCTGCTCAATGGCTCCTTGAAAGCCATCCATAAAGTAGCGAGCAATTTCGTCTTTGGCTTCTTCCAGAGCAGATGAGAGTTGGGACTTCTCCCGTTTCAGATCCTTTTCTTGGGCTTCCCACTCTAGTTTATCCTGATGGCTCCTGTTCCTACACTTTTCGTAATCCTTCGATGTCAGATTCAGTTTAGCGTAGTGGCTATCGCATTCTTCGCGAGCATAATCCAGTTGTTTGGTTAAGTCAGCAATTCTCTTGTTGGCAATGGCAAGCTCCTCTTGGCTTTGGCTCAAGGCTTTTGATCTTTCTTCTGATTGGACTCCTGCCGCACGAATCAGAGTTTCAAGTATATCGAAAAAGTTTGTCTCACCAGTAGGAGCAGCTTGGTCTTCAGGTGGAGAAGGTAGTTTTTCTTGCAATGGCTTGTTTGGATCGTGCGAGACCCAGTGTTGGCTTCCGTCATCTCTGCATAGACGACGCCTTTTTGGAGCTTGAGACTCGGTCTTTTCAGAATCCGCCGGAACATTTTCTTGGGTTTGTAAGTTTTTAAGCAGACGAGCTATCTCATTAAGTGACAAGGCCATGGTGTTATCTgtagaaggaaaaagaaatgtaAGTCACACATCAGAAAAAAGGAAGAACCGATACTGTTAGAGTGAAAGAAGACCTGAGCCATTTGGCGATACATGCCCAAGATGTTCGGGAAGAGATTTTAAACTCGAAAAAGTGAAAGATGGAACAATACCAAAGTGTGTGTAGAATTCGAAATGCTCGAGCAATGCAACTATTTTGGTGAAGTTGAACAGGGACAACAACATTCATCATTGTTAAGATTTCCTTTACAAAAAAGGTGTCATACAGGAATCAAAAAGGGATAGATTTTGTTCACAGAAGCTAAAGTGGCCCAAGGTTCAGAGGTGTAATAATCCATGGTTGAATGAATGTGAGAGGAATAAGTGAGAAATCGAAAAGAATAAGTGCAGAGAGAGTACCTGGTGCTCGCGAGGAGGAGATGAGGAGGGTGTGAAGAGGGTCGTGAAGTTAAGTATAAGCCAATTCATCGCTAAAACCGAAAGAAGCAGTCTTGGTTGTCGCGGATAATCAGGTGAACGAGTAGTAGTGACGGACAAAGCggataatttaatatttttttttttataaatggtgcgagtagggatggcaacggggggcggggcggggacgggtttcgctatcccatacccatccccgcataaaaaactcatccccatcctcatacccaaacccaacgggtatcaaacttttttcccatcctcatccccaccgggtaacgggtataatctcgtactcatatccgtacccgtgttctaactacttcaatattaatttttataaaagaaaaaaattacggtaaagaaaacataatattatgaaatattcaatattaggaggattttcttcgatgtcaaataccttaaaataaattataattgtttacattttatattagaataccaaataaaatttcatgtgaaccaaaacatttattaaatttgcaaactacaacattgatggacttagttgataaaattaaaaaatatttcaaaaaaatataaaaggaaaacaaatattcaaattaaaatatattttaaatgtttgtttacttcaattttttaaattctaatgaatctattttttatacactaataaaagttataatatatcacttgatcaaaatgacacaaagcacaaataataaacataataataaaaggaaaacaaatattcaaattaaaatatattttaaatgtttgtttacttcaattttttaaattataatgaatctcttttttatacactaataaaagttaggtataaatacacatttggtacccaaactttttcggaaagttcaatgtggtacccgaactttaggaatgttcaatttggtaccccaattttctaaagaggttcaatttggtcctctccgttaagttggagttaacaccgtgtccgtacaggacacgtgtcaagccatgaaatttttattttttttcaaaaaattattttttttttcaaaaaattaattttttttttcaaaaaatttaaaaaaactgccacgtgtcagtttatcatcgtgccacgtggcagcttacaagcatgacacgtggcagtgtaatagttgttttcaatttagtacctcaatttaaatttttggttcaatttagtaccccaattttttaaaatcattcaatttagtcctcttccatttgagaccaaattagtaaataagcttaattacaacctatatatacatgttacaataactttttctaatatatacatcaaatcatttcacctaaatactgaaattattttattttttacattttaacctttgtaattttttatacatgaaattttttacacttgtaaaaagtaaaataatttgaatatttaggtgtagtgatttgatgtataaattcaaaacaattattttaacatgtttatataaattataattaagcttatttactaatttggtctcaaataggaaaggacgaaattggatcattttaaaaaatttgggtactaaattgaaccaaaaatttaaattgggtactaaattgaaaacaactattacactgccacgtgtcatgcttgtaagctgccacgtggcacgatgataaactgacacgtgacagttttataaattttttgaaaaaaaaattaatttttttaaaaaaaaaattaaaaaataaaataaaatttcatggcttgacacgtgtcctgtacggacacggtgttaactccaacttaacggagaggaccaaattgaacctctttagaaaattggggtaccaaattgaacattcctaaagttcgggtgccacattgaactttccgaaaaagtttgggtaccaaatgtgtatttatacctaaaagttataatacatcacttgatcaaaatgacacaaagaacaaataataaacataataataaaattttgacatagattttgtatcttttgaacttcattatatgttggatagtgacaaaaaatattcatagaaattacattaaatttttatattgtagtaaataaaagttatttatacaattaaagtggaaaaaattacagtatgattaatagtgagttataaaataacaaataattagatagaatatatcgaaatattattctacatgatgaaaataaacaataaataaaaatattaaaaaactaacaaatgtgtgttttagaaataatttgagagactatcgaaagaaatcgcacaagagaaatcaaatgtataattaaggtatgataaaatgaaaaataccttagagaactaattattaaattatgtttgaagtggttaaaattaaatagaaatatcattagtgaccaaaaaatttgtcattaaattacaaataaattagtaattaaattggtcactaaatcaagtaccgtttcgatcattgaatcggtcactaatttagtcattgattcagataataaatcaactactaccaccaacgacgaaaaatagtgactgatatgggttactgactaaatcagtcaccatttcatgtttttcttgtagtgaattatcatatattattcctaaatatcattatatatatatatatatatatatatatatatatatatatatataattttaaccacttcaaatagaatttaaagtgaaaaaattacattatgattaataatgagttataaaataaaaaataattagatagaatataacgaaatattattctacatgatgaaaataaaaacaataaataaaaatattaaaaaactaacaaatgtgtgttttagaaataatttgagagactatcgaaaaaaatcacacaaaggaaatcaaatgtatagctaaggtatgataagacgaaaaatatcttagagaactaagaaaacttttcaaatatcaacatatatacctaatggttgaaaaataacgataattattttaatgaaacaaaagagttcttcaaattaaacaaaaattaataataataataagtaaagaattttttttatattaccttaaattgagagtataaacattctcatgtgaaaggaaaatttataataaataaaaatattaaaagtaatataaatattcaaatgtgaggcataattttttttattaacatacatcattttaacataattacataaaggttatgataagataaaaaatatattggagatgagaatgaggttcatgacaaatgaaataattaaaagaaataaaaaatagaatatatatatatatatatatatatatatatatatatatataggagtgagttgattaattgtgaatattttaa
Encoded here:
- the LOC114195988 gene encoding uncharacterized protein LOC114195988, whose translation is MALSLNEIARLLKNLQTQENVPADSEKTESQAPKRRRLCRDDGSQHWVSHDPNKPLQEKLPSPPEDQAAPTGETNFFDILETLIRAAGVQSEERSKALSQSQEELAIANKRIADLTKQLDYAREECDSHYAKLNLTSKDYEKCRNRSHQDKLEWEAQEKDLKREKSQLSSALEEAKDEIARYFMDGFQGAIEQASILFPNTDFSALDPLKIVVDGKIVSE